The Jaculus jaculus isolate mJacJac1 chromosome 14, mJacJac1.mat.Y.cur, whole genome shotgun sequence nucleotide sequence aggtggcgcatgcatctggagttcgtttacagtggctggaagccctggcatgcccattctctctctcctgctctctcttctctctctctcaaataaataaataaaataaatttaaaaataaataaatagccgggtgtggtggtacacgcctttaatcccagcactagacaggcagacgtaggaggatcgccatgagttcgagttcagcctgagaatatgtagacatagtaaattccagatcagcctgagttagagtgaaaccctaccttgaaataccaaaataaataaataaataaaagtaaaatgaaatggaaaaagaaaacccacctggaaccaaaaccaaaaaagaggccAAATTTTTTCCTGCCCTCCTGGGCTTAAGGACCTTCCACAGTTCCTCACGACTGAAGTTCAGGTTTGCAGTGTACTTGAGGTGCCTCAGGGGCCCCTGAGCTTATCTCTTATCATACCTCACCCTACAGCTGGAAGCCCTCTGACTTCGGGCTGCTCAGATACTCCAAACTCTGCAccccccccatttatttatttattttttggtctagGCTCTGGCTCAGTTCTGGGAGCAGATTCTGTCCTCAAACCCCCGCTCCTGTTCCAGGGGGCTGGCTTGTGGCAAAAGGTCTTACTGTGGACTTGGGGAAacttcagaagcagcagcagggcGTAGCGGAGAGTGGCCCCGACCGTCATTGTCCCAGCAAACAGCAGGTAGGCCACCGTCATCAGCATGTTCTTCTCAGTGAACTCCGTGCCAGGGTCGCGCTGCTCCTGTGTGTTTGAACGCATGTTTGGAAGAAGTTCAGAAATGGGTTCCCGATTTTAGTTACCTACATTTGAAacacttttattcttttaaaaattattttttggaggccaagtggcacacgcctttaatcccagcactcgggaggcggaggtaggaggatcactatgagttcgaggccaccctgagagtgcatagtaaattccaggtcagcctgagctagagtgcgaccctaccttgaaaaacctaaaaaaaaaaaaaaaaaaagaaagactgattgagaggggccagggatatggagagtggagtttcaaaggggaaagtggggggaaggaggggattaccatgggatattgtttacaatcatgaaagttgtcaatataaataaataagtatcccagcactcgggaggcagaggtaggaggatcgccgtgagttcgaggccaccctgagactccatagtgaattccaggtcagcctgggctagagtgagaccctacctcaaaaaaaccaaaaaaaaaaaaaaaaaaaaaagaaagaaagaaaggaatagagAGATAAAAAAATGTggttccaggggctgaagagttactcagtggttagaagtgcttgcaaagcttgctggcttgaattcaactccccagacacccacataaagctggagtgACGTTCGTTTGCAGCAAGAGACCCCGGcgcacccatacacatatgcaaataaatcaataaaaattaaagaaaaaaaaaacaaaacaaaactgttggCTTGTCCCGGCCACCAGTCTCATTCCAGAGGGACCCCTgcacctcccctcctctcccccccccccagtttttcCTACCTGTTCCATCTTCATGAGGAAGGCATCCACGACATCACGTGCAGGGCCCGAGGTCTGGCGGTTCCCCTGGTGCTGCGACACCTGACGGGCGGCGAAGGCGGCCAGGGTCCCTAAGTGGCGCTGGACCTGTGTGTGGGGGCCTGGCAGGAGCCTTAGGAGCCTGAAGAACATCTCGTAGGCCTGTGGGTGGCAAGAGGACCTGTGGTTTCCAGGGTAACGGCATGAACCTGGGGGCAGGTGCCACTGAACCCTTGTaccacccctgcccccccccccgtaccTGGCCCCATGGGGAGCTGATGCCCAGCAGGGTCCCGCTTGCTGCCTGGACCACAGTCCGGAACTCCTCATCCTCATAGGAGAATCGGACGCCGAAGGTAAGGGAACAGATGACGTTGGAGGTAGCCTGGGCCAGCAACAGGGAGGGGTCGAATGGATGTCCTGGGTGGGGGAcggagggaaagagaggcagacaggcagggttaggaaagaaagaaaagaggtgaaaagagagaaacagctgGATGAGGCGGCTCACGCTTGCCATCccacactgaggcaggagggtcctcCATGAGTACCACACCGGCATGGaccacatagcaagttccaggccagcatggactacatagtgagaccatacttcaaaaacaaaacaaagggctggagagatggcttaacagttaaggcacttgccttccaagccaaagggcctcggttctattccccaggacccacataagccagatgcacaaggtgacgcatgcatctggagttcgtttacaaggctgaaggctctggtgtgcccattctctctctctctttttctctctctgtgtctctgcctttctcctctcaaataaataaataagaatatttttaaaaataacaacacagagaaagacacagagagagagagggtgaccCCAGGGACCTAGAAAACAACTGTGGCACCCACTGAGAATGAAAGGATCCCCCAGTATCTCTTCCCGCACATTCCCCACTCCCAAGCACAAATGGGGACCCCCCCCCCGCACCTTGGTTGACCCCAACAGCTGACCTTCTGTGTCCCGGAATGCCTCCACCAGACACTGCACCTCCGCTTGGATCAACTCCTCGCCTTCTCGCTTCCCCATGCCCAGGTCCCGCAGCGCAAGCAGGGTGAATTTTCTCAACTGCTTCCACCGCTCTCCATTGGCAAAGAGAACCCCTGTACAGAGGGCTACATTCAAGAAGGGACccagcagccgggcatggtggcgcacactttcaatcgcagtgctcaggaggcagaggtaggaggatcactgagcctttgaggcctccctgagactacatggtgaatttcaggtcagcctgggctagagtgagaccctatctcaaaataccaaaaatacaattaaaaaaaggaaaagaaaaagaagggggttggagagatggcttagcggttaaggcgtttgtctgcaaagcctaaggatcctggttcgactctccaggacccacgttagccagatacaaaagggggcgcatgcatctggagttcatttgcagtggctgggaggccctggtacgtcctttctctccctcccttcctcctctctctctctctctcccaaataaataaaaagaagggaccTAGCGGTGGCTCAGTACATAGAGCTCTTGGTCTGTAAACACAGCCGggcagggcggggcggggcccaGAGTTTAGATCCTCAACACCTGCAATCCAAGAATCTGGAGGCAGAGACGGGGCATGTGTCTGGGACAAGCTAGCCAGCCAGACCAGCAGAatcggtgagctctgggttcaagtgagattTCCTCAGTAAGAGTGACccggtgagccgggcgtggtgacgcacgcctttaatcccagcactcgggaggcagaggtaggaggatcgccaggagttcaaggccaccctgagactgcatagtgaattccaggacagtctgaacgagagtgagaccctaccttgaaaaaacaacaacaacaacaaaaaaaaaaagcaaggaaaacaaaaagagtgaCCGGGGCAGATGACagaagtcaacctctggccttcacatgcatatacatgcatgtccACTtggacacatgcacccacactcagGAACATGCATACATCCAGGCatgcatcacacatacacacacacacctttaatcccagcacttggaaggcaggtaggaggatggctgtgagtttgaggccagcctaataTTGCAGATTGACTTCCTCTCAGTGAGACACTCCCGGGGTTCTCTCCCAAGTTTACACCAGCCTAGCTCAGGGATCAGGACTCAGTATGTGTCAAATAAATCCGTAATCAGGGccgggagatgactcagcagttaaagggacttccttgcaaaacctgtcagccttGGTTTGATAGCCCAGAACCCAGGTATAAAGccaccagatgcaaaaagtggcgtaGTCACCtggcatgcatttgcagtggcgagagacccAGATGCGCCCATGAACGTccgtggggtggggggtggggaggcaaacacacacagctcaataaacaaaaatattgtggggataggaggatcgctgtgagttcaaggccagcctgacatatagtgaattccaagtcagcctggactaaagcaagacattacctcaaaaataaataaataattctattaaaaaaataaatctgggggctggagagatggcttagcagctaagcgcttgcctgtgaagcctaaagattcctgtttgaggctcgattccccagtacccatataagccagatgcacaagggggtacacgcgtctggagttcatttgcagtggctggaggccctgatgcacccattccctctctctctctctctgcttctttctctctctgtctgtctgtcactctcaaataaataagcaaaaatcaaaataattaaaaataatctgctgggcatgatggtgcaggcctttaatcccagcactccggaggcagaggtagaaggatcactgtgagtttgagaccaccctgagatgacatagtgaattccaggtcagcctgagctagagtgaaccctaccttgaaaacccaaaaataataataacgataataaataaataacaaaaatccaTAATCCAACTGGGTCctcaaatccaacctgggtccgaGAGTCCAGTCTCCCACTTGTTTTTCtgaaggaagggtctcactctagtccaggctcacctagaattactgtgtgtcccaggctggcctcgaactcacaatgatcctgctacctctggctcctgagtgctgggactgaaggtgtgtgccaccaacacTTGGTAAGTTCCCACTTGCTGAGTGCTGGCTTGTAGTGGCGTCTGGACGTCTTTTCCTGGCAGTCCCTTGCTTACGTCTGAAAGCAGCCTCGGGTCTCTCCTCTCAGCTCAGCACTTATCCCCAAGCCTCTGGTCCAAGCCCTGGGACCTTCTACCTTCCAGCCATCTCTTCCTGTCCATTCTCAAGAACTTGCCCTGGTCCACCTGGTGTCCCCCCTTGGTTCCCAGCCTTCACCTCCACCCCTCTCCTGCCCGTGCCCCCACAACAGCCCTTCCTTGCTTAAAATATACAGTGACCAGAAAACCCAAAAAGCTCAGCGGCTCTGGTGTGACTCACAGACTCCCTGTGACCAAAGTCCTGCTGACTTTTAGCTTTATTAATCATCCACTACAACTTCTCTCACTTCCTCAAAGGTGACAtgcccctccccaaccccacctcTCATTCAACAATGGCTCCAAATGTTTTTTTTGGCTGCATCTCTGCTAATGCCTTTCCATCAGTTTGGGGGGATACTGGTCATGGAACTCAGGAACAAGAGGTGCTACTAACCAAGAGTTCTactgctgagccacgcccccTGCGATCCCtgactgtggatctagacaagtgctgtacctctgagccacgcccccagcccctcactgtggatctagacaagtgctctacctctgagccacaccccagcccctcactgtgggttctagacaagtgttctacctctgagccacgcccccagcccctcactgtggatctagacaagtgctctacctctgagccacgcccccagcccctcactgtgggttctagacaagtgctctacctctgaaccacgcccccagcccctcactatgggttctagacaagtgctctacctctgagccacacccccagcccctcactatgggttctagacaagtgctatacctctgagccacgcccccagcccctcactgtgggttctagacaagtgttctacctctgagccacgcccccagcccctcactgtggatctagacaagtgctctacctctgagccacaaccccagcccctcactgtggactctagacaagtgctctacctctgagccacacccccagcccctcactgtggatctagacaagtgctctacctctgagccacgcccccagcccctcactgtgggttctagacaagtgctctgcctctgagccacgcccccagcccctcactgtggatctagacaagtgctctacctctgagccacgcccccagcccctcactgtgggttctagacaagtgctctgcctctgagccacgcccccagcccctcactgtggatcctagacaagtgctctacctctgagccacgcccccagcccctcactgtgggttctagacaagtgctctacctctgagccacgcccccagcccctcactgtggatctagacaagtgctctacctctgagccacgcccccagcctctactctccatccccagcccttgtttttgtttgtttgttttgttttatttacttgtttttggaggtacggtcttgctgtagccctggatggaattctctaaatagtctcaaggtgacctcgaacacaaggcaatcctcttacctctgtctcccaagtgctgggattacaccagcCTTGCCTTtggttctttgttgttgttgcttttgagcccagactggccttcagCTATGTAACCTAGTTTGCCCAGTCCTCTTACCAAGAAGCAGGGCTGTAGGTAGGTATGCAACATTACACcccaacctttctttctttcgtctctttttatttatttatttatttatttaggctccaaggtagagtctcgctttagcccaggctggtgtcgaactcacagcgctcctctcCCCTCTGCCCCCTAAGAGCCAAGTGTccggattaaaggcctgtgccaccatgcccggctcaggagCACTTGCCTATTAAGTCCTCAACTTCTGGAAAAGTCTCCCATCCTTGGGCTTCAGTGATTATTCTCATTGTTACAAGCTGGTGATTAGTGAGTGCTTAATGGGTCCAAGTTCTGGCCTGCATTCAGTGCTTTGTACTACATGTGACACAATTATCGCCCCAATTCACAGCCGAAGAAACTGAACCCCTAAGCCATGGACAGTACAGTAGTGAGCTAGGCACCTGCTGCAAGCAGTGGCAGGACCCAGCAGCCCCCCGACACCCCTCAACTTGCTCTGGAGACTCACCATGACCGTCAAAAGTCTGGTCCAGCATTGCCAACATTCCTCGACCATTGAATTCCTCAGCCATGtcgcccagggcctcctgcaccaccttgtacccAACTAGGACTACCACGCGTCGCCAGGGACCCAGGTGCACGGTGAACACAGGCCCATACTTCTTGCTTagctggtggggggtggggtgggaggaacgcagaaagagaaggggtggggctggagggatggcttaaccgttaaggtgtttgcctgcgaagccaaaagacgcaggttcgattccacaggacccacgttagccagatgcacaagagggctcacgcatctggaattcgttttgtagtggctagaggccctggcgcgcccattcatattcattatctctctctctccccctctttctctgtcaaataaataaataaatgagtagccgggcgtggtgacgcacgcctttaatcccagcacttgggaaggcagaggtaggaggatcgtcatgagttcgaggccaccctgagactacgtagtgaatttcaggtcagcctgagctagagtgagaccctacctcaaaaaaataaataaataaaactaaaatgctattaaataaataaataaaaggaggagaAGGGGTGGTGGCAGGTCACAGGGAGCTGTTCCTGCCAGCCAGGCTGTCCCTGGATAAGCCATCTGGTCTGGCTTCTGTTCCCTATACCAGGGACCTGTCCCCTTTCCAGTCCCAAGCAGGAAAGAACCCTTTGGGATGCTCCGTTTGCT carries:
- the LOC101608077 gene encoding cytochrome P450 2S1, producing MEATGTWALLLALLLLALLLKLAVPRTRARGHLPPGPRPLPLLGNLLQLRPGALYPGLLRLSKKYGPVFTVHLGPWRRVVVLVGYKVVQEALGDMAEEFNGRGMLAMLDQTFDGHGVLFANGERWKQLRKFTLLALRDLGMGKREGEELIQAEVQCLVEAFRDTEGHPFDPSLLLAQATSNVICSLTFGVRFSYEDEEFRTVVQAASGTLLGISSPWGQAYEMFFRLLRLLPGPHTQVQRHLGTLAAFAARQVSQHQGNRQTSGPARDVVDAFLMKMEQEQRDPGTEFTEKNMLMTVAYLLFAGTMTVGATLRYALLLLLKFPQVHKRVREELQRELGVGRAPSLGDRARLPYTDAVLHETQRLLALVPMGMPHALTRTTYFRGYTLPQGTEVFPLLGSVLHDPEVFQRPEEFNPDRFLDADGRLKKHKAFLPFSLGKRVCLGEGLVRAELFLFFTAILQAFSLETPCPSGSLSLQPAVSGLFNIPPAFQLLVRPTDHHSR